One region of Sebastes fasciatus isolate fSebFas1 chromosome 1, fSebFas1.pri, whole genome shotgun sequence genomic DNA includes:
- the LOC141777369 gene encoding transcription factor HES-4-like: MKPAEIRFSLQRPLQHRDPDMAPTITAAMTDSQEHLTLTHKLRKPLVEKLRRERINSSLEQLKSVLGPEFLKQQPDAKLEKADILEMTVCVLRRLQQKQLQQQRRLLKHFNKLQSSSDNNLREADFSLLSSTVQTSITKEKSPVNSALWRPW, encoded by the exons ATGAAGCCAGCAGAGATCAGATTCTCTCTACAGAGACCTCTACAGCACAGAGATCCAGACATGGCACCTACAATCACTGCAGCAATGACCGATTCTCAGGAGCATCTGACTCTGACCCACAAG CTCAGAAAGCCTCTGGTGGAGAAGTTACGCAGAGAGCGAATCAACAGCAGCCTTGAGCAGCTCAAGTCTGTCCTGGGTCCAGAGTTCCTCAAACAGCAGCCAGACGCCAAGCTGGAGAAAGCAGACATCCTGGAGATGACAGTTTGTGTCCTGAGACGACTGCAGCAGAAGCAGCTTCAACAGCAGAGAAGACTGCTGAAGCACTTCAACAAGCTGCAGTCTTCCTCTGATAACAACCTGAGAGAGGCTGACTTCTCTCTTCTGAGCTCCACAGTCCAGACCAGCATCACCAAAGAGAAGAGTCCAGTCAACAGCGCCCTCTGGAGGCCGTGGTAG
- the LOC141777393 gene encoding transcription factor HES-5-like, with protein sequence MKPAEIRFSLQRPLQHRDPDMAPTITAAMTDSQEHLTLTHKLRKPLVEKLRRERINSSIEQLKSLLGPEFLKQQPDAKLEKADILEMTVCVLRRLQQQKHQPAHSTAVNQGYSRCVQEVTHFLSKEEVETQSQRRLLKHFNKLQSSSDNNLREADFSLLSSTVQTSITKEKSPVDSALWRPW encoded by the exons ATGAAGCCAGCAGAGATCAGATTCTCTCTACAGAGACCTCTACAGCACAGAGATCCAGACATGGCACCTACAATCACTGCAGCAATGACCGATTCTCAGGAGCATCTGACTCTGACCCACAAG CTCAGAAAGCCTCTGGTGGAGAAGTTACGCAGAGAGCGAATCAACAGCAGCATTGAGCAGCTCAAGTCTCTCCTGGGTCCAGAGTTCCTCAAACAGCAGCCAGACGCCAAGCTGGAGAAAGCAGACATCCTGGAGATGACAGTTTGTGTCCTGAGAcgactgcagcagcagaagcatcAACCTGCGCactcaacagctgtcaatcaaggCTACTCCAGGTGTGTCCAAGAGGTAACACACTTCCTGTccaaggaggaggtggagacacAGTCCCAGAGAAGACTGCTGAAGCACTTCAACAAGCTGCAGTCTTCCTCTGATAACAACCTGAGAGAGGCTGACTTCTCTCTTCTGAGCTCCACAGTCCAGACCAGCATCACCAAAGAGAAGAGTCCAGTCGACAGCGCCCTCTGGAGGCCGTGGTAG